The nucleotide window CGGATGGCTTCGTGCAGGGGCGTATAATCCGCTTCGGGCTCGTCTTTGTTCTGGTCCGGCAGATGATCGAAAGATTGAGGTTCCAGTGGCACATAGCGGCTCTTCTGCTTGAGGAAGGTCATGCTCTTGTTGTAGGCGATGCGGTAAACATAGGAAAGCGCCGTGGGTTCCTCGATCCGGTCGATGTGTTCATAAAAGGATATGAACACCATCTGGACGACGTCATTGGCGTCCATGTCGTTGCCCAGAAGCGTCAGCAGATAGTGGTAGATCCGCTTTTCGTGGGCTTTCAGGAACTCTTCGAACTGCTCTTTCCTCATCTGGTATCCTTGTTAGATTTACCATGCCATAAGCATGAACCTGCAAAAAATTATTGCCCCGCCCTGTCAAGACATTTCGCCGCAGCGACTTCAACCAGCCCGCCGGGCCATCACCCATGATCCGGCCACCGATTCCGTGACCCTCACCTGGGACTGGAACCACCTCATCCCCGTGATGGGATTCCTGATCTATCGCTTCTCCGAACCGGATTTCCCCACAGATACCTACCACATCTGGGAATCAGTGCCGGGTACGGATCACCAATTCACTGACCCCGCCAACGGCCAAAAGTATTTGGCTCACTTTCAAACTGAGTGGGTCAGGTTTTCATCAGGGGCAAGAAGGGGTGGCAAATTCCGATTTGCCACAGCGGCCTGCTGACCGCTTATGAAGGCAATTATGCTGCCTTTGCCGATTCTCCAGATCGGCAACCCGCTGCTTGTTCAATCCGGATTTGACGCGCCAATCACCCACTCGATTTGAAAGAGAGCCAAGTATTTCTCCCGGGTTTCCGCGTATTTGAATTAACCTTGGGGAAGAGGATTTTCCCTCTCCGAACC belongs to Candidatus Syntrophosphaera sp. and includes:
- a CDS encoding sigma-70 family RNA polymerase sigma factor → MRKEQFEEFLKAHEKRIYHYLLTLLGNDMDANDVVQMVFISFYEHIDRIEEPTALSYVYRIAYNKSMTFLKQKSRYVPLEPQSFDHLPDQNKDEPEADYTPLHEAIRELPPRLASVIQLQYFEKLCYKDIAEHLGISVKAVESLLVRAKKQLRKKLMKVNAGTGV